The following are encoded together in the Aerococcus mictus genome:
- the fabZ gene encoding 3-hydroxyacyl-ACP dehydratase FabZ, with protein MENQEPILSAQEVMDIIPNRYPMFLVDAVYELEVGKRIVARKNVTINEPFFVGHFPGEPVMPGVLQVELMAQVGSIALLKGLNTEDKKMTGYLAAVDKVKFRQKVVPGDVLTVEVNILKMKKSIGTAKAEIRREDGKVVSSCLMTFAVGEAK; from the coding sequence ATGGAAAATCAAGAACCAATTTTAAGCGCCCAAGAGGTTATGGATATTATTCCTAACCGCTACCCCATGTTTTTAGTGGATGCGGTTTACGAACTTGAGGTCGGCAAGCGAATCGTTGCTCGTAAAAATGTGACAATTAATGAACCTTTCTTTGTGGGGCATTTTCCAGGAGAACCGGTAATGCCAGGAGTTCTTCAAGTTGAATTAATGGCCCAGGTCGGTTCAATTGCCTTACTTAAGGGCTTAAATACTGAGGACAAGAAAATGACCGGTTATCTAGCGGCTGTAGACAAGGTAAAGTTCCGTCAAAAAGTCGTCCCAGGGGACGTTTTGACTGTTGAAGTCAATATTTTAAAGATGAAAAAATCGATAGGGACTGCAAAGGCTGAAATCCGTCGCGAAGATGGTAAGGTGGTTTCTTCTTGTTTAATGACTTTTGCCGTTGGAGAAGCGAAATAG
- the fabD gene encoding ACP S-malonyltransferase, whose amino-acid sequence MKKIAYLFSGQGAQYPGMGKDLFEHHAEVMEPYFETAEKVLGYDLKAMCFEENGLLNQTEYTQAAIYTVSSAILAVWRKLFPEPPAYLAGLSLGEYTALAYSGVFSFVDGLKLLRKRGLYMSQAVAPGQGKMLAVMKTDRKLIERVCENIMDHHSGYVYPTNYNSPKQIVIGGNSDLVDLARDELKEAGAKRLIPLKVSGPFHTQLMHPASLRLAQVLKDVEFSPQEIPVVANTSGQVHEDGEIKQDLLQQIQSPVKWADSIEYLIQAGVDTFIEIGPGKTLTSFTRQIDKSVTALNIEDEATLNKALTILQGD is encoded by the coding sequence ATGAAAAAAATTGCTTATCTTTTTTCTGGCCAAGGGGCACAATACCCTGGTATGGGCAAAGATTTATTCGAACATCATGCTGAAGTCATGGAGCCATATTTTGAAACGGCTGAAAAAGTTCTTGGCTATGATTTAAAGGCCATGTGCTTTGAAGAAAATGGCCTGCTTAATCAAACAGAATATACCCAAGCTGCCATCTATACAGTTTCATCAGCTATTCTAGCCGTCTGGAGAAAATTATTTCCTGAGCCCCCTGCCTATTTAGCTGGATTAAGTTTAGGCGAATACACTGCCTTAGCTTATAGCGGTGTCTTTTCCTTTGTTGACGGGTTAAAACTACTGAGAAAACGTGGCTTATATATGAGCCAAGCAGTTGCTCCCGGTCAAGGGAAAATGCTAGCTGTCATGAAAACTGACCGCAAGTTGATTGAGAGGGTCTGTGAAAATATTATGGACCATCATTCTGGCTATGTCTATCCGACGAATTACAACTCTCCCAAGCAAATTGTCATCGGGGGAAATAGTGATTTAGTCGACCTGGCTAGGGATGAATTGAAGGAAGCGGGGGCTAAGCGTTTAATTCCTCTAAAGGTTTCCGGGCCCTTTCACACCCAGCTGATGCATCCTGCCTCTCTACGATTAGCCCAAGTACTTAAAGATGTGGAGTTTTCCCCTCAAGAAATTCCTGTTGTCGCTAACACAAGTGGACAAGTTCATGAAGATGGAGAGATTAAACAAGATTTACTTCAACAAATTCAATCACCGGTCAAATGGGCGGATTCGATTGAGTATCTCATTCAAGCAGGCGTGGATACTTTTATAGAGATTGGACCAGGAAAAACACTCACTAGTTTTACCCGGCAAATCGATAAGTCGGTGACAGCCTTAAATATTGAAGATGAAGCGACATTAAATAAAGCATTGACTATTTTACAAGGAGATTAA
- the accB gene encoding acetyl-CoA carboxylase biotin carboxyl carrier protein, producing the protein MTPEEIKELIHLIDQSSLREFEFVDDDFKLHLSKNEQAPQVFTNETQPAITKAEKPAPADQAQGSSEASSQANQQVSQTDEVQGEIIESPLVGVAYLAPAPDKDNFVKIGDHVEKGQSLCIIEAMKIMNEIHATTSGEITNIFVNDGDVVEYGQKLFEIS; encoded by the coding sequence ATGACCCCTGAAGAAATTAAAGAACTGATTCATTTAATTGACCAATCAAGCCTAAGAGAATTTGAATTTGTTGATGACGATTTCAAGCTTCACCTGTCTAAAAATGAGCAAGCACCACAAGTGTTTACTAATGAAACGCAGCCAGCTATTACAAAAGCAGAAAAACCTGCTCCTGCTGATCAAGCTCAAGGATCCTCCGAAGCTTCCAGCCAAGCTAATCAACAAGTCAGCCAAACTGATGAAGTTCAGGGGGAAATCATAGAAAGCCCTCTGGTCGGGGTTGCATATTTAGCACCAGCTCCTGATAAAGACAACTTTGTTAAAATTGGCGACCATGTCGAAAAAGGCCAAAGTCTATGCATCATTGAAGCCATGAAAATAATGAATGAAATTCACGCCACCACTTCAGGAGAAATTACTAATATTTTTGTCAATGATGGTGATGTGGTTGAATACGGCCAAAAGCTTTTTGAAATTAGCTAA
- the accA gene encoding acetyl-CoA carboxylase carboxyltransferase subunit alpha: MTTSIKRNFLAKEILTEARSSDRPTAREMFTALADDHKFYELHGDRKYGDDGAICGGIGQINGQAVSFIGTQKGHDVEENITANFGSPHAEGYRKAVRLFKQAEKFNRPIITLINTAGAFCDIEAEDRGIGESIAKSIQTLASLKVPSIAILMGEGGSGGALALASTNQVWMLEDAMYSILSPEGFASILWRDASRRDEACEVMKMTAYDLLEYEVIDKMIPVFEGEEHLSWQAIIQNIRLELEKQLSAWQAIDRQVLVQERYDRFRKF, encoded by the coding sequence ATGACTACTAGTATTAAAAGAAATTTCTTAGCTAAGGAAATTTTAACTGAAGCACGTTCATCCGACCGTCCCACGGCTAGGGAAATGTTTACTGCTTTAGCAGATGATCATAAATTTTATGAACTTCATGGTGACCGCAAATATGGCGATGATGGGGCGATATGTGGTGGCATTGGTCAGATTAATGGTCAAGCCGTTAGCTTTATCGGTACGCAAAAGGGACATGATGTTGAGGAAAATATTACGGCTAATTTTGGTTCCCCCCATGCAGAGGGTTATCGTAAGGCCGTGCGTTTGTTTAAACAGGCTGAAAAGTTTAATCGCCCCATTATTACTCTTATTAATACTGCAGGAGCCTTTTGTGATATTGAAGCCGAGGACCGGGGAATTGGTGAATCAATCGCCAAGTCTATTCAAACTTTGGCAAGCCTTAAAGTCCCAAGTATCGCTATCTTAATGGGAGAGGGTGGTTCTGGTGGGGCCCTTGCTTTAGCTTCAACCAATCAGGTCTGGATGTTAGAAGATGCCATGTATTCAATTCTTAGTCCGGAAGGTTTTGCCTCCATACTCTGGCGCGATGCTAGCCGTCGTGATGAGGCCTGCGAGGTCATGAAGATGACTGCCTACGACTTATTAGAATATGAAGTGATCGATAAAATGATTCCTGTCTTTGAAGGGGAAGAACATTTATCTTGGCAGGCCATTATTCAAAACATTCGCCTGGAATTAGAAAAACAATTAAGCGCATGGCAAGCTATTGATAGACAAGTACTGGTTCAAGAACGTTATGATCGCTTTAGAAAATTTTAA
- a CDS encoding ribonuclease HI family protein — MIRLTIDASVDVETGHAGIGCVWLENGEQYQLKHSLTERMDNHLAEFYALHYALNALLEKGREAEWILCQSDSRIVVDSVNKQYHKRDPYKTLLKVCLKQIDKFANFNLVWVPESQTKGADHLARQAMRQSRGHK, encoded by the coding sequence ATGATCCGCTTAACCATTGATGCATCCGTTGATGTGGAAACGGGACATGCAGGTATAGGTTGTGTATGGCTCGAAAATGGTGAGCAATACCAATTAAAACATAGCTTGACGGAGAGAATGGATAATCATTTGGCTGAGTTTTACGCCTTACATTATGCCCTTAATGCTCTGCTCGAGAAGGGGAGAGAGGCAGAGTGGATTCTTTGTCAAAGTGATAGCCGTATTGTAGTAGATTCGGTGAATAAACAATATCACAAGCGCGATCCTTACAAGACTTTACTAAAAGTTTGCCTAAAGCAAATAGATAAATTTGCAAACTTTAATTTAGTCTGGGTACCTGAAAGCCAAACCAAGGGAGCTGACCATTTGGCCCGACAAGCTATGCGCCAGTCAAGAGGCCATAAATAG
- the fabK gene encoding enoyl-[acyl-carrier-protein] reductase FabK, with amino-acid sequence MNTLWKQMGVKYPIIQGAMAWVADPDLASAVSNAGGLGVVGTGNDPVEVVREKVETMKAKTDKPFAINVMLLNPHVEEVVDYLCQSGISTVTTGAGSPGRFMKQFREANIKVIPVVASVALARRMEKEGVDAVVVEGTESGGHVGKTTTMALLPQVVDAVNIPVIAAGGIGDGRGMAAALMLGACGIQVGTRFVCAKESNAHPNFKEKIIKAKDIDTVTTGEATGHPVRVLRNRLTKEYLRVERIEAGKENPDWERLEALGRGALRRAVVEGDTQNSSLMAGQIAGLINKEESCQEILQSYMDVCQATIREKASEWL; translated from the coding sequence TTGAACACTCTATGGAAGCAAATGGGAGTTAAATATCCTATTATTCAAGGAGCCATGGCTTGGGTAGCAGATCCAGATCTGGCATCTGCCGTTTCAAATGCTGGTGGTTTAGGAGTTGTAGGGACGGGGAATGATCCTGTTGAAGTGGTGCGAGAAAAAGTTGAAACCATGAAAGCAAAAACAGATAAGCCTTTTGCAATTAATGTGATGTTACTCAATCCACATGTTGAAGAAGTTGTTGACTACCTATGTCAATCGGGTATTTCAACAGTCACTACTGGAGCAGGATCACCTGGTCGCTTTATGAAGCAATTTCGTGAAGCAAATATCAAGGTTATCCCAGTTGTTGCTTCCGTAGCACTTGCTCGACGCATGGAAAAAGAAGGCGTTGATGCAGTGGTTGTCGAAGGGACGGAATCTGGTGGTCATGTGGGAAAAACAACGACCATGGCTTTACTTCCCCAAGTAGTCGACGCGGTTAATATTCCCGTTATCGCTGCAGGAGGAATTGGTGATGGTCGGGGAATGGCAGCAGCATTGATGCTTGGAGCCTGTGGGATTCAAGTAGGTACACGCTTTGTTTGTGCCAAGGAATCCAATGCTCACCCTAATTTTAAGGAAAAGATTATTAAAGCTAAGGATATTGATACCGTCACAACAGGAGAAGCTACAGGCCATCCAGTTCGGGTTTTGCGCAATCGCTTGACCAAAGAGTACTTGCGAGTTGAGCGAATTGAAGCGGGTAAAGAAAATCCTGATTGGGAGCGCCTAGAAGCTTTGGGAAGAGGAGCTTTACGGCGAGCTGTTGTAGAAGGGGATACCCAAAATAGTTCCCTGATGGCTGGTCAGATTGCTGGCTTAATTAATAAAGAAGAGAGCTGCCAGGAAATACTCCAATCCTATATGGATGTATGCCAGGCAACGATCCGAGAAAAAGCTAGCGAATGGCTATAA
- a CDS encoding FMN-binding protein, with product MAKYKAGVYSGDAQGFAGPLKVNVTVSEEAIEKIDVIIQKETPNVGGKALPILIERALENNSVDIDGVSGASGTTKAFKKAVGKALNRAQGIEEKEISYTPGTYAGEAKGFSAHIQVNVTVSKNKIEDIEVTQQYDTAEIGGRAMPIVIKRILAENSTEVDGVSGASLSSNGIKNAVNFALEVASGQREPLAKYKAGKYSSESDDMRVTMTFSKNAIEDLQYDLTSDKLVDQKPAIDKMRQQILDLQQFEFDSISGASQSSQQMRQNTMHILTDASDITYEDRLSESPIKDEMRVNFKNGSLTLEQINAILNAIGEELIFVGPDLRFQYFNEDAKTYTYSTSHLGELYTDCHPPQARGVSRKLAYELATRQRKSYSFWYVDGNGDKLFITYQALFDSQGKYIGLLGWTYNGQGILDTIDEPVRRGSFGDPNIPNKLLNETEEELEEYYATKVENDPGRDYTVRELKRLDRVAAMDGENLDSMSSPTVKKSGQDEEAKASPNEDTISSASLKADEVQAGKAEIEESQSKDKENDNKQTDANSSPSTLY from the coding sequence ATGGCTAAATATAAAGCAGGAGTTTATTCTGGCGATGCCCAGGGTTTTGCTGGGCCACTAAAGGTTAATGTTACAGTTAGTGAAGAAGCTATTGAAAAAATTGATGTCATTATTCAAAAAGAAACGCCTAATGTCGGGGGCAAAGCACTTCCTATTCTTATCGAGCGTGCTCTAGAAAATAATTCTGTGGATATTGATGGGGTTTCCGGGGCTTCAGGGACAACTAAGGCCTTTAAGAAAGCAGTAGGTAAAGCCCTAAACCGGGCGCAAGGCATTGAGGAAAAAGAAATTAGCTATACTCCAGGAACCTATGCTGGTGAAGCTAAGGGGTTCTCAGCCCACATTCAAGTCAATGTTACCGTTTCAAAAAATAAGATTGAAGACATTGAAGTTACCCAACAATATGACACGGCTGAAATTGGTGGGAGAGCCATGCCAATAGTCATCAAACGGATTCTTGCTGAGAATTCAACCGAAGTTGATGGCGTTTCTGGGGCTTCCCTCTCCTCAAATGGGATTAAAAATGCCGTTAACTTTGCCCTAGAAGTCGCTAGTGGCCAACGTGAACCCTTAGCTAAATACAAGGCAGGCAAGTACTCCTCTGAAAGTGATGACATGCGTGTGACCATGACTTTCTCGAAAAACGCCATTGAGGACCTACAGTATGACTTAACTAGCGATAAATTGGTGGATCAAAAACCTGCCATTGATAAAATGCGCCAACAAATTCTAGATCTGCAACAGTTTGAGTTTGACTCGATTTCAGGAGCTAGTCAATCTAGCCAACAAATGCGTCAAAATACCATGCATATCTTAACCGATGCTTCTGATATCACTTATGAAGACCGCCTATCAGAATCCCCTATCAAAGATGAAATGCGGGTTAACTTTAAAAATGGTAGTTTGACCCTAGAACAAATCAACGCTATCCTTAATGCCATTGGAGAAGAACTGATCTTTGTTGGACCAGACTTACGTTTCCAATATTTTAACGAAGATGCTAAGACATATACCTATTCAACTTCTCACCTAGGCGAACTTTATACAGACTGCCACCCACCACAAGCCCGTGGCGTTTCCAGAAAATTAGCCTATGAATTAGCAACCAGACAAAGAAAAAGTTATTCATTCTGGTATGTCGACGGCAATGGTGATAAATTATTTATTACCTACCAGGCCTTGTTTGATAGTCAAGGAAAATACATTGGTTTATTAGGTTGGACTTATAACGGACAAGGGATTCTTGATACGATCGATGAACCTGTTCGTCGTGGCAGCTTTGGCGATCCAAATATTCCAAACAAATTATTAAATGAAACCGAAGAAGAGTTAGAAGAATACTATGCAACTAAGGTTGAAAATGACCCTGGCCGCGATTATACAGTAAGAGAATTAAAACGTTTAGACCGGGTGGCGGCTATGGACGGTGAAAACCTTGATAGCATGTCAAGTCCAACCGTTAAGAAGAGTGGTCAGGATGAGGAAGCTAAGGCAAGTCCTAACGAAGACACTATCTCTAGTGCCTCCTTAAAAGCAGACGAAGTCCAAGCGGGAAAAGCTGAAATTGAAGAAAGTCAAAGCAAAGATAAAGAAAACGACAATAAGCAAACAGACGCTAATTCCTCACCTTCAACCCTATATTAA
- the accC gene encoding acetyl-CoA carboxylase biotin carboxylase subunit — protein sequence MFSKILIANRGEIAVRVIRTCKEMGIDTVAVYSTADKEALHVQLADESVCIGGPQSKDSYLDMQAILSAAYVTNAEAIHPGFGFLSENSKFARLCQEMNITFIGPSAEVIDKMGDKQHARQTMMAANVPVIPGSKDFIHSASEGLAEAERVGYPVLLKATSGGGGKGMRQVDCPEDLQKQFDEASREAQQGFNDARLYLEKVIHPAHHIEVQILADQNGHVIHLGERECSLQRNHQKVLEETPSPFISDKTRQAICQAAVRAGENVQYTGAGTIEFLVDDDENFYFMEMNTRIQVEHPITELVTGIDIVAEQIRVAYGYDLSYQQSDVHFSGHAIECRINAEQPEKNFLPSMGKFDFIHWPLGGLGLRVDSAILSGSALPAFYDSMIAKVIAYGDDRESALLRMKRALEELCIEGVNTNQQFLYDLLAAPAFQLGNYNNEYLESQFLPQWLAEVQAEASEEDS from the coding sequence ATGTTTTCAAAAATTTTAATTGCTAACCGGGGTGAGATAGCGGTTAGGGTAATTAGAACCTGTAAGGAAATGGGCATTGATACCGTGGCAGTTTATTCAACTGCTGACAAGGAAGCCTTACATGTGCAATTAGCAGATGAATCTGTTTGCATAGGAGGGCCTCAATCCAAGGATTCCTACCTAGATATGCAAGCGATTTTATCTGCAGCTTATGTGACTAATGCTGAAGCCATTCATCCAGGTTTTGGTTTTCTCTCGGAAAATAGTAAATTTGCCAGGCTCTGTCAAGAAATGAATATCACTTTTATCGGGCCTAGTGCTGAAGTCATTGACAAAATGGGTGATAAACAACACGCCAGACAAACGATGATGGCAGCTAATGTCCCAGTTATTCCTGGCTCTAAGGATTTCATCCACAGTGCTAGTGAAGGTTTAGCTGAAGCCGAGCGAGTAGGCTATCCAGTTTTACTGAAAGCCACTTCAGGTGGTGGTGGTAAGGGGATGCGTCAAGTTGATTGCCCAGAAGACTTACAAAAACAATTTGATGAAGCTAGTCGTGAGGCCCAACAAGGCTTTAACGATGCCAGATTATACTTAGAAAAGGTTATCCATCCAGCTCATCATATTGAGGTTCAGATCCTGGCTGATCAAAATGGCCATGTTATCCATTTGGGGGAACGTGAATGTTCCTTACAAAGAAATCATCAAAAAGTTCTTGAGGAAACCCCAAGTCCCTTTATCAGTGATAAAACCCGCCAAGCCATTTGCCAAGCGGCTGTGCGTGCTGGAGAAAATGTTCAATATACTGGGGCGGGGACTATTGAATTTTTAGTTGATGACGATGAAAACTTTTATTTTATGGAAATGAATACCAGGATTCAAGTGGAACATCCTATTACTGAATTAGTTACCGGTATTGATATCGTAGCTGAACAAATTCGAGTGGCTTATGGTTACGACTTGTCTTATCAGCAAAGTGATGTCCATTTTTCGGGACATGCCATTGAATGTCGTATTAATGCTGAACAACCCGAAAAGAACTTTCTCCCTTCGATGGGCAAATTTGATTTTATCCATTGGCCGCTTGGGGGGTTAGGCTTAAGGGTCGACTCAGCCATCCTATCTGGTAGTGCTTTGCCCGCCTTTTACGATAGTATGATTGCTAAGGTTATTGCCTATGGTGATGACCGCGAGTCAGCCTTATTAAGAATGAAGCGGGCATTAGAAGAATTATGCATCGAGGGGGTTAATACTAACCAGCAATTTCTCTATGATTTGTTAGCTGCTCCTGCCTTTCAGCTAGGGAATTATAATAATGAATACCTGGAAAGTCAATTTCTTCCTCAATGGTTGGCCGAAGTTCAAGCGGAGGCCAGTGAAGAAGATAGTTAA
- the fabG gene encoding 3-oxoacyl-[acyl-carrier-protein] reductase, with protein MTEKPTALITGGNRGIGAAIAREFANKGYNLALVSRSGSSQAHLDDLSERGAKVLDLKAEVQDFDQAQAIINRCKEEYAHIDVLVNNAGITRDTLLMRMKEADFDAVIDVNLKGYFNLMRHVSKVMLKQKSGNIINIASLSGQIGNAGQINYAAAKAGVIAMTKTAARELASRGIRVNAVAPGFIASDMTDKLSDKVKEQMIAQIPLGDFGRVEDIAGAVYFLVKNPYITGTTLNVNGGLYME; from the coding sequence ATGACAGAAAAACCTACAGCACTCATTACTGGCGGAAACCGTGGTATCGGAGCAGCTATCGCTAGAGAATTTGCCAATAAGGGTTACAATTTGGCCTTGGTAAGCCGATCAGGATCCAGCCAAGCTCATCTTGATGACTTAAGTGAAAGGGGTGCTAAAGTACTTGATTTGAAAGCAGAGGTCCAAGATTTTGACCAAGCTCAAGCAATCATAAACCGCTGCAAAGAAGAGTATGCTCACATTGATGTATTAGTTAATAATGCTGGGATTACCCGTGATACCTTACTCATGCGGATGAAGGAAGCTGATTTTGATGCAGTAATTGACGTTAATTTAAAAGGTTATTTTAACCTCATGCGTCATGTGTCAAAAGTGATGTTAAAACAAAAAAGCGGCAATATTATTAACATTGCTTCTTTATCTGGACAAATAGGTAATGCTGGTCAAATTAACTATGCTGCTGCTAAGGCAGGTGTGATAGCTATGACTAAGACGGCTGCGCGCGAATTAGCTAGTCGCGGCATTCGGGTCAATGCCGTTGCCCCTGGTTTTATCGCTAGTGATATGACGGATAAATTATCAGATAAGGTTAAAGAGCAGATGATTGCGCAAATTCCTTTAGGGGACTTTGGGCGGGTAGAAGATATTGCTGGTGCCGTTTACTTCTTAGTCAAGAATCCATACATCACTGGAACCACTTTAAATGTTAATGGTGGTTTATATATGGAATAA
- the accD gene encoding acetyl-CoA carboxylase, carboxyltransferase subunit beta: MRLLRRRKYLSVPEKESNNEKDQTHKPHIPDGMWQKCPDCKQTVLSADLAETKICPQCSYHFRISPKQRIQLICDHGQLEEELIFQDEMTNPIDFPDYEAKKRSNQERTGYDEAVTCGLAKIKGQPLALGIMNPFFMMGSMGSIVGEKITRLFEYAKEHALPVLLFTASGGARMQEGIISLMQMTKISIAVERHSQAGLFYLTVLTDPTTGGVTASFAMQGDIIIAEPGATIGFAGKRVIEQTIHQKIEEGFQTAEHQLEHGFVDRIVPRQQLRDEIADLLLLHSREGDIHDY, from the coding sequence GTGCGGCTGTTAAGACGAAGAAAATATTTAAGTGTACCTGAAAAAGAAAGCAATAATGAAAAGGATCAGACTCATAAACCCCATATTCCCGATGGGATGTGGCAAAAATGTCCTGATTGTAAGCAGACCGTTTTAAGTGCTGATTTGGCTGAGACTAAGATTTGCCCACAATGCTCTTATCATTTCCGGATTTCTCCTAAGCAACGCATTCAATTAATTTGTGATCACGGTCAGCTAGAAGAAGAACTTATTTTCCAAGATGAAATGACTAATCCAATTGATTTTCCTGACTATGAAGCTAAAAAGCGCTCCAATCAGGAACGAACGGGTTATGACGAAGCGGTCACTTGTGGACTTGCAAAAATTAAAGGTCAACCACTTGCTTTAGGAATTATGAATCCTTTCTTTATGATGGGGTCAATGGGAAGTATAGTTGGGGAAAAAATTACGCGTTTGTTTGAATATGCCAAAGAACATGCTTTACCCGTCTTGCTTTTTACGGCCAGTGGTGGAGCCCGGATGCAGGAGGGAATTATTTCTCTGATGCAAATGACTAAAATATCAATCGCGGTCGAAAGGCATAGTCAGGCGGGCTTATTTTACCTCACTGTATTAACCGACCCTACTACGGGCGGTGTTACGGCTAGTTTCGCTATGCAAGGTGATATCATTATTGCTGAACCAGGAGCGACTATAGGGTTTGCGGGCAAACGAGTTATTGAGCAAACTATCCATCAAAAGATTGAAGAAGGCTTTCAAACGGCAGAACATCAATTGGAACATGGTTTTGTCGACCGAATTGTCCCCCGTCAGCAATTGCGAGATGAGATAGCCGATCTACTCTTACTTCATAGCCGGGAAGGGGATATTCATGACTACTAG
- the fabF gene encoding beta-ketoacyl-ACP synthase II, with protein sequence MNTRRVVVTGLGAVTPIGNNVSDFWENLKAGKHGFAPITQFDASDTGVTLAAEVKNFDPKDYLDRKSVKRMDPYAHYGVVASMEAVKDAGLDTHNMDTNRFGVYFGTGIGGVQEIERGVKKSVERGPKRVNPLFVPMAISNMGAANISMQLGLHGPALTMVTACASANNAIGEAFRYIKHGYADYMLAGGGESAICEIAIAGFANLTALSLSTDPDRASIPFDKERNGFVMGEGAGMLVLESLESAQKRGAKIYGEIVGYGQSSDAYHLTAPTPEGLGAKAAIEQALAEAALSANDVDYINAHGTSTQANDRAETMAIKLAFGEELAHKIPVSSTKSALGHLLGAAGAVEAIACLKGMEDSYIPATLNYQVSDPDCDLDYVANEGRSQAINVAISNTLGFGGHNTVLCMKKVSD encoded by the coding sequence ATGAATACTAGAAGGGTAGTTGTTACGGGCTTAGGAGCGGTAACACCAATTGGAAATAATGTCAGTGATTTTTGGGAAAATTTAAAGGCAGGCAAACATGGCTTTGCTCCAATCACACAATTTGATGCCAGCGATACAGGAGTGACTTTGGCGGCTGAGGTTAAAAACTTTGATCCCAAAGACTACCTTGATCGTAAATCGGTTAAAAGAATGGATCCCTATGCTCATTATGGGGTGGTCGCTTCTATGGAAGCAGTAAAGGATGCTGGTTTAGATACTCATAACATGGATACAAACCGCTTTGGGGTATATTTTGGTACCGGTATTGGTGGGGTTCAAGAAATTGAAAGAGGGGTAAAAAAATCAGTTGAACGTGGTCCTAAACGGGTTAACCCTCTCTTTGTCCCAATGGCTATTTCCAATATGGGGGCCGCAAACATTTCCATGCAACTCGGTCTACACGGGCCAGCCTTGACCATGGTTACTGCTTGTGCATCAGCCAACAATGCTATCGGAGAGGCCTTCCGCTATATAAAACATGGTTATGCTGACTATATGCTTGCTGGTGGGGGTGAATCCGCTATTTGTGAGATCGCCATCGCTGGATTTGCTAATTTAACAGCCTTATCCCTTTCGACAGATCCTGATCGTGCCTCCATTCCTTTTGACAAGGAACGTAATGGTTTTGTTATGGGCGAAGGCGCTGGCATGTTAGTGTTAGAAAGTTTAGAAAGTGCTCAAAAGCGGGGGGCAAAAATTTATGGTGAGATTGTCGGCTACGGTCAAAGTTCTGATGCCTATCATCTTACTGCGCCTACCCCAGAAGGACTAGGAGCTAAAGCTGCTATTGAACAAGCCTTAGCTGAAGCAGCTTTATCTGCGAACGATGTGGACTATATTAATGCCCATGGGACTTCAACCCAAGCTAATGATCGAGCTGAGACTATGGCAATTAAGTTAGCCTTTGGGGAAGAATTGGCCCATAAGATTCCGGTATCCTCAACGAAATCAGCGCTAGGGCACTTATTAGGTGCAGCTGGAGCAGTTGAAGCCATTGCCTGCTTGAAGGGCATGGAAGATTCCTATATTCCTGCAACCTTAAATTATCAAGTCAGTGATCCTGATTGTGATCTGGATTATGTAGCTAATGAAGGACGTTCACAAGCAATCAATGTAGCGATTAGCAACACGCTCGGCTTTGGTGGCCACAACACAGTTTTATGTATGAAAAAGGTGAGTGACTAA
- a CDS encoding acyl carrier protein has protein sequence MSTFEKIQELICDQLDLDKEEVTPETKFQSDLDADSLDLFQIINDIEDEFDVTIDEDELNMETVQDLVDFVDNNK, from the coding sequence ATGAGTACATTTGAAAAAATTCAAGAATTAATTTGTGACCAGCTTGATTTAGATAAGGAAGAAGTTACTCCTGAAACTAAATTTCAATCGGATTTAGATGCTGATAGCTTAGATTTATTCCAAATTATCAATGATATTGAGGACGAATTTGATGTCACTATCGATGAAGATGAATTGAATATGGAAACTGTCCAAGACTTAGTTGACTTTGTTGACAACAATAAATAA